In the Persephonella sp. genome, ATGTCAGCATACCAGCCCTTGTTGTTGCACCTATTAATGTGAATTTTTGAAGGTCTATCCTTACGCTTCTTGACGATCTTCCCTTCCCGATCACAATATCAAGCTTAAAATCCTCAACAGCAGGATAAAGGGTCTCTTCAACGGAAGGGTTGAGCCTGTGTATCTCGTCTATAAAAAGGATATCCCCTTCCTCAAGCTGTGAAAGTATCCCCGCAAGATCTCCCTTTTTTTCAAGAACAGGTCCTGATGTAAAAAGTATATTTCTGCCAAGCTCGTTTGCTATCACATAAGCAAGAGTTGTTTTACCAAGCCCCGGAGGTCCACTTATAAGAACATGATCAAGAACCTGATTTTTTCTTTTTGAGGCTTCAATGAAAAGTCTTATCTGCTGTTTTACCTTTTCCTGACCTATGTATTCATCTAAAGTTGAAGGTCTCAGACTGTTATCTATTGTTGTGTCTTCACTCATAGCTTACCCATTTTGCAACAAATTCTTCAACAGCCTTGAATATATCCATATATTCTACCTTCTGTTTTTTCTCTGTTTCATACAGATCTTTTATCATATCTATCAGATCTTCTGTTTTTACTTTTGATGCCTGTTTCTTTAACGTTCCTCTCATGGCAGGGTGTTTTATTTTCATCTGGTCAAGCACTTTATCTGAAGGAGAACCTTTCTGGGTTAGAGTTTTAAAAATTAAAAGTCGGTTGATCTGGTTGAGGATTAAAGACTGCACCTCAAAAGGGTGGTGAGATGTATCAATTAGATCTTTTAGGATCTTTAAAGCCTTAGGATCTTTTTCAAAAAATCTATCTAGAAAAACAAAAACATTCTCATCAACTTTAGGGGTCACAACAAAGTCAACATCTTCCTTTGTGATACTTTCCTTGTCTGATGCATAAATAAGAAGCTTTTCTACTTCCTGTTTTGCATACCACAGATCATTTTTAAGCTTGGAGGACAGATGTTTTAATGTTTGCTCATCAATTTTTTTTCCATTTTTTTCTATCTTGTTTTTTAGAGAAATCATAAATGCTTTAGGTGTCAGTTTATTGGAAACAACTATGTCTGCCAAATCTTTTATCGCTTTAAAGGGCTCTTTTGCTGGGAGTTTTTCTTTTTTGCTTATAAGTATTAATCTGTCAGGTTTGCTTACTTTTTTAAAAAATTCAGGTAATTTTTTTTGTTCCTCTTTTCCTAACCTTGTTAAAAAAGCATCAAAATCAAACAAAACAGCTACATTTCCTTCAGAAAAAAGAGCTGAACTTGAAAAAATATCTTTCAGATCTGAAAAACTTATCTCATCTCCCCAAAGAATATGAACTTTGAATTTTTCTTTCAGTTTGTTAACAAACTGCTTTTTTAAAAAGTCCTCACTACCATAGATCAAAACAACAGATTTTAACTGGTCTGGATCAAAATTTTTTATAAGCTGGATAATACTTTTTTCTGCCATTATTGATCTGTTAATATAGAAAATATTCTCATACTTACAAGTCTTCCAACCTCTTCTATGGCATACCTCCTCTCTACGTCACCTGTCAAACCTGTTCCTGTGTATTGTGCCATCTCGCTTATCCTTTTTTTAAGAACAACCTCATTTTTTCTATTTTCAACAATAAAGTCAAGATTAACTGTTACCTTATAAATGCTTGCCCTCTGGGCTGCCGAATATCCTATTGGGCGAATACTCAGACTTCTTACATAAACCTTGATAAACCTTGTTGTTTTTCCTGAACACTCAAGGGTATTTCCTGAAGAGATAATCGCATCTGATATAGACCTTGAGAAAACATCAAGTGCAGTCGCCTCAGCTCTGGGGAACTTTATACTTTTTATGCAGTAAACCTCTTTTTTTCCTTCTGTTTTGTATGCAGGTTTGTATCCACAGCCGGAAAAGATCAGAAATATCAGGACAAATACCAGCTTTACCATTATATAAATTTCTCCTCAAGCTTTTTCTCTACAAACGGGTGAACCATTTTTGACAGATCTCCGTGGTGAGATGCCACATCTTTTACTATAGATGAGCTTATATGTATAAGCTCCTGTGAAGGCATAAGGAACAGAGTCTCAACTTTGTCAAGATTGTAGTTTGTCATGGCGATCTGAAGCTCATACTCAAAGTCTGTAAAAAGTCTTACACCTCTAACTATAATCTTGGTATTGTATTTTTTCATAAAGTTAACAAGAAGACCGTCAAACGGCTCTATTATTACCCTTTCAGCCCCAAAATCCCTTACAGACTCTCTGAACATCTCAACCCTTTCTTCTACGGAAAAAAGAGGTTTTTTCTTCGGGTTTTTTGCTATTGCGACTACAACATATTCAAATATATTAAGAGCTCTTTTAACTATATCAAGATGTCCGTAATGAACCGGATCAAAAGTTCCAGGATAGACGCATAGCTTTGTTATCATCTACCTTCTCCAAAAAGATAATACCGTATCACCGTATCTTCTCTCCTCATCAGCACCGAAAGATCTGTCAGACCTGTGCTCAAGTATAAAAATTCCTCCTTCTGAAAGTTTTTTTAATGCTTCATCTATTAATTTATCATAATACCTGTAATCGTAAGGTGGATCAGCAAATATCACATCAAAAGGTTTTCCCCTGTAATTTTTCAGGAATTTTAGAGCATCTGCTTGAACGACCTTGAAATTTTTTGACAGTTTTGAGGCTTTTTTCTTTATCTCCTGAGCTCTTTTTCTGTCTTTCTCCACAAAAAAGACAAAGTCTGCCCCTTTTTTCATTGCAGTTATGCCGATCTCTCCTGTTCCTGCAAAAAGATCAGCAAAAACGGTTCCTGAAACATCAAAAAGGATATTGAACAAAGCCTGTCTAACTTTTGCTGAGGTGGGTCTGATTTTATTCATAACTCTTAATATTAACAGATTTGATATAATAAAGAAAATTATTAGGGGCAAGCCATGAGATTATTTGTTCTTTTTTTTGCTGTTGTAATTTTATACACTACAGCTTCAGCTAAGGATATAAAAATATTTGAGAGTGATTACTACAACAGATTGAAGGTAAAGTATGCAAAAGATAGATACATGGCAGTTATGATAGACGACGGAATACCTGCCGTTTCTATTCAGAAAAGTGTTGTAGATTTTGCTATCGGACTTCTTGGTATCAGATACAGGTTCGGAGGTGAGACAATCTGGGGAATGGACTGCTCTGCCTTTGTCCAGAAAGTTTATTCAATGGCAGGTATATATCTTCCCAGAACAGCAAGATATCAGGCAAAATATGGAATGTATGTAAGCAGGGAAGACCTTCAGCCGGGGGATCTCTTGTTTTTTAGAACATACGCAAGATTTCCCTCCCATGTTGGCATATACATAGGTGAGGGAAAGATGATACACGCTTCCTCAGCAGGGAAAAGGATCATGATAAGTAACATAGATAAGGATTTTTATCTGAGAAACTTCCTGTTTGCAAAAAGGCTATTCCTTTACGATCCTGAGGAGATAACAGATGAAAAGTAGAAGCACAACGATACTTGTAGTCAGAAAAGACGGCAAAACTGTCATAGCCGGAGACGGTCAGGTTACACTGGGAAGTTCTGTTATGAAAGCCACAGCAAAGAAGATCAGAAAGCTTCATGACGGTAAAGTTGTTGTTGGCTTTGCAGGATCAGCAGCAGATGGACTTGCTCTTATGGAAAGGTTAGAGGAAAAACTGAACAAATACAGGGGAAACCTTTTGAAATCGGCTGTTGAACTTGCAAAAGACTGGAGAACAGATAAATTTTTGAGAAGGCTTGAGGCTGTATTGATAGCAGCAGACAGGGAAAATATGTTCCTCATATCAGGAAATGGTGATGTTATAGAGCCTGACGAGCCTATACTCGCTATAGGTTCAGGAGGAGACTTTGCAAGATCTGCAGCGTTAGCTCTTTACAGGAAAACTGATCTTTCTCCACGGCAGATTGTAGAAGAAGCTATGAAGATAGCCTCGCAGATATGTATATACACAAATGACAACTTTACAATTGAGGAATTGTGAAAGATCAGGACAGTAAAAGTTTTTTATATGTTCAGGTTGCCCTTCCTGTATCAACATTTATGACATTTACCTACAAAATTCCTTCATCTTTTCAGGAAGACCAGATAATCGGCAGGAGAGTTCTTGTTCCCTTTAAAAACACAAAAATGACAGGAATTGTAGTTGATATCTCCACAAATACAGATTTAAAAAATGTTAAGCAGATAGAGGCTGTTCCTGACAAAGAGCCTGTTTTTAATGAAGTATACATAGACCTTATAAAAAAAATATCTGAATATTACATCTCACCTGTTGGAATAACGGCTTATTACGCCTTGCCTGATGGATTAAGATGGAGGTATGACAAAAAAAAGGAAAAATGGATAAAAGGAGTGTCTGAAGAAAATGTGTATATACCGCAGATTTCTTCACTGTCAGGAATTAGCAACCTATCACAAAAGGCATACCTGCTTCTTCAATTTATCCTCCAGCAGGGAGAGGTAACAAAACGACAGATAAAAGAGGAAGGCTTCAGCCAGAGCCAGATAAATACACTCTTAAAAAAAGGTTACATAAAAGAGGAAAAATTTATTTTTAGAGAAGAACATGAAATAAGACAGATTGAGAAACCTTACTCGGGAACAAATTTGGAAAAAGGTATTTACATATATAATACCCAGACCTGCGAAAAAAGACTTACAAAATACATTCAGATAGCACTGGGGAACATAAAAAAAGGCAGATCAACTCTATTTATATTTCCAAACATAGAAACTATAAAAAAACTTTATCCCAGACTTAAAAAAATATTTGGGGATAAACTTTTTATCTATTTTGACAGCATACCTGAGAGAGAAAAGATAAAAAACTGGTTTACACTAAAAAAGCTAAAAGGGACGGTAACACTGGGAACTCACCCATCCCTTTTCATTCCTATAAAAGATCTGTCAACAATAATAATTGAGGAAGAATACTCAGAAGGCTACAAAAACCACAGAACACCAAGATACGATGCAAGAAGGGTTGCATTTGAGCTATACAGACTGAAAAATGATCTGTCTCTAATATACGGAGCTTCCGCTGTCTCAACAGAATCTTACTACATGCTTTTGACAAAAAAAGCAAAAAAAATAGAAAATGGAAACATCTTGGAAACAAAAAATCCTCAGGTTTTTCTGAAAAGTTTTTCACCGGATAAGATACTTGACAGGGATATAATTGATCTGTTGAAAAACAGTAACAAAAACTTCCTTATAGTAGTAAACAAAAAAGGTTATTCCTCATTTCTTTACTGCCTCAGATGTGAAGAAGAAATAAAATGCAAGAGGTGTGATCTTCCCCTGAAAGTCCACAAAGCAGATAAAAAGAGTTTTCTCCAGTGTGATCACTGCGAAAAAAAGTATGAATACATAAATGAATGTCCTGAATGTGAAAATCCATTAAAAGAAATCGGCTACGGAATAGAAAAAGTAGAAAGATTAATAAAGGAAAAGGTAGGAAACATAACAGAAAACATCAAGATATTACCCTCCCTTTCAGGAAAAGGGTTTTTAGAAAAGAATTACGACATTGTTATTAATATAAATCCTGATTTTTTCCTTTATATTCCCGATTTTAGAGGAGAGGAGATTTTTTTTAGATCAATCTTACTCCCCTTTATGAAAGCCAAAAAAAAATACATAATTCTGACAAACCAGACAGAAAACAACACAGAAATCAAGGCGATAACACAAAAAAATCTTGAGGTATTTTACAAAAAAGAGATAGAAAATAGAAAAAAAATGAAACTTCCCCCATTTTCAAGGTTTATACTTTTGACATTTGAGAAAAAAAATCTTGAAATAGATACAGTTAGAAAAATATTAAACGAATGGGTACAGAAAGAAAATATAAAAGATATTAGTTATGAAGGTCCTTACAGTGCCTTTCTCCAATATGCGAGGGAAAAAAACAGAGTGCAGGTTATTCTAAAAAATTTTAAACATAAGGAAAAGATAATAAACTTACATAAAAATGCAGAAAAAAAAGGTATAAAATTAATAATTGATGTTGATCCAAAAAGGATATATTAGGGGGCAAAAATTGGAAAGACTTTATTCACCCTGGAGAAGCCAGTATATAGAAACCTACGACAAAATGGAGGAGTGTTTCCTATGTTCTGCCGCAAAAAATCCTGATGAAGATGAAAAAAGGCTTGTGCTTTACAGAGGAGAAAATGCTTTTATCATAATGAACCTGTACCCATACAACGCAGGGCATCTGATGGTAGCACCCTATCAGCATATTGGGGATTATACTGAGGTTGATGACAAAGTTTTGTGTGAAATATCAAAGCTTACAAAGTTAGGAATAAAAGCATTAAGAAAATCATTAAAACCTGACGGTTTTAATCTGGGATATAATCTCGGAAGGGTTGCAGGTGCAGGACTTGAGAGCCATCTTCATAATCATATAGTCCCCAGATGGAATGGAGACACTAATTTTATGCCTGTGATAGGACAGGTTAAGGTGATATCACAGGATCTTAAAGAACTTTATGACAAAATAAAAAAAGCCATTCATGAGGTAAAAGATGTGGAATAAGATAAAACTTATTCTGTGGCTTGTTATACTCCTTGCCGTTGCCTATTTTGTATCAATGAACACAACCCCCAAAATATCTGTCAACATACTTCCCACATTTAAAACGCCTGAGATACCACTTGCCATAGTCATAATCGTAAGCATAATAATAGGGGCTGTTCTTATACTTCTTTTCACAATAACCGACTGGATAGCTTACAAGATAGACAAAATTAAACTCAGCAGAAATATAAAACATCTTGAAAATGAACTGGAAAAATGCAGGTTCCAGATAAATCAGAAAGAAGATCAGATTAAAAAACTTGAAGAGGAAATCCAGATACTGAAAAATGAAAAAAATATCACCGTAAAACAGGAGGAAGAGGAAGGTGGGACTTTATGACAGGGACTACATGCGTGAAAGGAAAGTCTCTAACGGCAAAAAACCATCTCCAGATAACACAAAACTTATTATAGCTGTGGTAGTAGCTTTCATTTTAGGATTTATTTTAGGTAAAATTATATAAAAGCTCAGGAGGGAAAAATTGGGAATAGGCAAAAGGGTCAGACTTGAAAGAATTATGAACAGAGATACAGGAAAGACTGTTATCGTTCCTATGGATCACGGTGTAAGCTCTGGACCAATGAAAGGATTAATAAATATAAAAGACACAGTAGAAAAAATAGCAGAAGGGGGAGCAAATGCAATAATACTCCATAAGGGTATAGTTGAGCAGGGACACAGGGGAAAAGGAAAAGATGTTGGTCTGATCATACACATGTCAGCATCAACAGATCTGTCTATAAGAAAAAATGATAAGGTTCTGGTCTGCTCTGTGGAAGAAGCTATAAAATTAGGGGCTGACGGTGTTTCTATACATGTAAACATAGGTGCAGAGGACGAAAAACAGATGCTTAAAGATTTTGGGGCTGTTTCAAAAGCATGTCTTGATTGGCAGATGCCTCTTGTTGCTATGCTTTATTACAGGGGACCGGAGGTAAAAAACCCATTTGATCCTGATGCTATAGCTCACATAGCAAGGATCGGTGCAGAGTTAGGTGCAGATATTGTCAAGGTTCCTTACACAGGAAATCCTGAAACATTCAGAAAAGTTGTTGAGGGTTGCCCTGTTCCTGTTGTGATAGCAGGAGGTCCAAAAGTAAGTTCAGACAAAGAACTTCTCCAGATGATATACGATGCTGTTGTTGTTGCCGGCTGTGCAGGGCTGTCTGTGGGAAGGAATATATTCCAGCATGAGAATGTTGCAAAAATAACATATGTCCTATCAAAAATAGTCCATGAAGGAATAACAGTTGAGGAGGCTCTGAATATTCTTGAGCAGTAGTTAAAATGAAGAAGATAATAGTTATCGGCGGAGGGTATGCGGGGCTTTCATTTGCAAGGAGGTTTTCACATTTCAACTGTGATGCACAGGTTTATCTTATAGATCAGAACCCTTACCAGTACCTTCAGCCTGAGGTCTATAAATTTATAGCAAATAAATGCCTCATCTCAGACATAATAATTGATCTATCAACAATAGCCGAAGGACTTGGGAAAAAAATCTATTTCTACAAAGACAAGATTATTCAGATAGATACAGACAAAAACCGTGTAATAGGGGAAAAGTTTGAGCTTGATTACGATTACCTTGTAATCGCTGCAGGAAGTAGAACATTCTTTCCTCCAATAGAAGGGTTAAGGGAATACGCTTCAGGTGTAAAAACATTAGACAGAAGCCTTGATTTTAAACAAAAATTTGAAAGGGATATCTTAAAAAAGATAAAAGAAGAGGAAAAATGCTACATACAGAGAGAAAACCAGTTCAACATAATAGTTGGGGGAGCAGGTCTTGCAGGGGTTGAGATAGCCTCCGAGATGGCGTATTATGCGAGGGATTTCTTCAGGAGAATAGGTTTTTTGTGTAATGGTCTTAATATAACCCTTATAGAGGCTGCAGAAAGAATACTCCCCGGCATGGATCAGTTTGTTTACCAGACAGCCATAAATAGGTTAAAATCTCTTGGGGTTAACATAATTACGGGAAAAAAGATAGTAAAGGTTGACAAAGAAAATGTTTACCTTGAAGATGGAAGCTTCATAAAACAAGACTTTTTCATATGGACAGGGGGAATAGTTGCCAGCTCTCTTATACAAAAAATGGGAATTAAAAAGAACAAAAGACAGCAGGCTGTAGTTGACAGGTTTTTCAGACCTGAAGGTATGGAGAATGTTTTTATAATAGGAGACTGTGCAGAGACAATAAACCACAAAACAGGTGAGACACTTCCTCCAATGGCTCAGGTTGCAATTCAGACAGGAGAAATAGTGGCAGACCACATAAAAAATCTAATAGAAAATAAACCTCTGAAGGAAAAAAGCCCAATATTCAGAGGTATGGTTTCTGCATTAGGTGGAAGATACGGAGTTGGTATGATAAGAAACGGGATAAAATTCAAAGGATACCCTGCGTATCTTTTTAAAGAAGCTGTTTTTATCCATTATAAACTTCCCCTAAGAATTATCTCAAAAAAAGGCTACAAAAGGTTACTGAAAGAGCAATAGTTGACCGGTAGGATAGTTTAAGAAAACTATGTTTTATACCCATTTTTAAGTTATAAAGGAGAATAAAAACAAAATGTATGAGTTTTCTGTTGTTCAAAGTTTGATGGGGCTGATTGAGGAAAATGTTAGAAAAAATAATGCAAAATCTGTCTCAAAGGTTGTCGTTAAGATAGGTAAGCTCTCAGGGATTGAACCTCACCTTTTAAAAATAACCTTTAATACATTTAAGGAAAAAACGGTATGTGAAAATACAGAGCTTGAGATGATCATTCAGGAAGTAACCTCAGGAGGGTAAACTGGAACGAGTTAATGACCCATTTTGATTATCCAATAGAAATAAGGAAACTTTTATACACCACATAATATAGATAGAGAACGTAAACAGTAAGTTAAGGAAGGCTACCAACGGGAAAAGGATATTCCCGTCTGATTAAGCTCTGCTAAGGAGCCTTTATATAGTTGCTGTAGAGCTTGAGAAAAAGTTGTCTAAGAAGACTACTATAGGTTAGGGTAAGATTTACACAGTTATTTAAATACTCTCTATAATCTGTATTAAGAACCGATCTTCAGATCAATTTTTTTGCCTTTTTTGGTATTTTTTCTTTTTCCATTTTTCTGAAAAATTTTAGATGTAAAGGATGATGTAATTTTAGGTTCAATTCCCTTTTTAGACTTTCTTCTTCCTGTTGTTCATTTTCCGGTTTTCTATCTGTAATAACAATCAGGTTTATATGACCTGCTTTGTCTTTTCCTTTTTCTGCTAATTTACCGGTAAGATAAATTTCTGCATCTTTAAATCTTTCTTTTATTTTGCTGTTAATGTCCGGAATGAGCTTTTCATAATTTTGAACTATTTGTTCCCCTTCCCTCAGCCTCCAGTCAATATATTCCTGTATTTTTATTTTTGTAAAAAATCTGTATGAAACTTCAAACAAAAATGTAAGCACGAGAATGACCAGTGATGATCCAAGAGCGTCTGGTTTTGTTTTTAGATTGTATCCAATAAGTACAATTATAGATATTACGCACAGTATGAATGCAAAAAGAGAGATTAATCTGTTTGAGTCTGTATAATATGCAAGTTTTACATTGGCAAGATTTACACCTGCAAATATAATCAAAAATCCCAGACTACCTGCAACAGATATATTCTCAAGGTTAAATGTTGTTGCAAATACTACAGTCAACAGGGCAAGTATAACAAGACCTTCTGTGCCGTTCTTCCAGATATTTTTCGTCAGATTTTTAGGTAAAGCTCCAAATTTTGCAACCAGATAGCTAACCCTTGCACTTCCGTAAAGGGTTGCATTGATTGCAGATGCTGTTGATAAAAGTGCAGCAATTCCAATAAGAACAAATCCAGCCTGACCTAAAAATGGCTTTGCAGCAACAGCAAGTGCATAATCCTGGTATTTTTGGACATCTTCATAGGTAAGGTTCGCAACCGCAACAGCTGAAACCAAAACATATATAAAAATAACAGTTGCGACAGCTGTATAAAAAGCTTTTGGGAGGGTTTTCTCCGGATCTTCAACATCTCTTGCTGTGTTTGCAATGAGCTCAAAACCTTCATAGGCAAGGAATATAATCAAACCGCCTGTCATAATTTTAACAATATTTTCCCACTGATCAGGGGATAATCTTGAAAAATCACCTGTAAAAAAACCTAAAATGGAGAAAAAAAGAAGAATTCCCACTTTTATAAAAACCATAACATCTTCTGCTTTGCCACTAACATAAGCTCCTAAAAAATTCAAAACAGTAAAAAACCCTATAACAGCTAATATGAAAAACTTTTTTGCCAGTTCTATCTCATGTCCTAAGAATAGTGCAGATGCATAACTGCCAAAAGCATAAGAATAGAGGGACAGCATTATAACATAACTGGCAAGTAGAAGGGTGTTCATATACCCAGTGAAAATATTATTTCCAAAACCTCTGACAAGGTACTCAACTGTTCCTCCTTCCGAAGGGTATCTGACTGACAGTTTTGCATAAGAGTATGAAGTTAAAAGTGCTATTAAACCTGCAAAAATAAAAGCCACTGGGGCAGCCCCTTTTGCTAAAAGGATTGTTAATCCTAAAACTGCAAAAATGCCGCCACCTATCATACCTCCAATACCAATGGAGTAAACTTCCCAAAATCCGATCTTTCTCATAATTTTTTACCTTACTTATAAGATTTTCTACTTTGTGTGAATTTTTTCACCCATCTCCTTTTTCAGCCAGGTGAAGTGACCTGGTGCAAAGAAGAATTTCTTTTCCCAATACATTTTTAGAATAGCCATCTTTACTACATCATTAAATAAAAACCATGCTATAGCGTATCCCCATATAAAAATCGCCCATTCCCAACCAACAGGGGTGAATAGTCCCCATCCACCGTAAACGGCTATTATCGTTCCAAGAATTCTTGTTCCAAATGTCGCCATATATAGTATTGGAGAAGGCCATGGTTTTTTCCAGAACCAGTCTTTCACACGGGTGTTATAAATGGTTCCATGACCTGCAACAACAAGTTTAGTGAATATGATTGATTGAATGAGATCTTCAGGAAGTTTCCAGTATTCAACAAGTAGGAAAAATAATGTAAATGAGGATATAACTCCTGCAACACCAAGCCAGAAAGCCATAATGTTTATTTCATACATATCCCACCGTACAGGTTTTGGTGAAATTTTAGAGTTATCGTAGGCGATAGAAAGGATAGGTATATCATTCAAAAGTGCCAGAATAATTATCATCAAGGCTGTTATAGGATAAAACTGAAAAATCATAATTGATAGCGCCATAAAGAAAACAACGCGGATAGTTTCTGCTATCCTGTATATTGTATAAGATTCCATCCTGCCGAATATTTCACGGGCAATCTCTATAGCTCTTACGATAACCATAAGTCCCGGTGCTAAAAGAACAAGGGCTGCAGCTGCTCTTGCAGCATCTGTTGCATTAGAAACAGCGATGCCACAATCAGCTTTTCTGAGGGCAGGTGCATCATTAACACCATCTCCTGTCATACCGACAATATGATCAGCCTTTTGAAGTTTATCAACTATAAAGTATTTATCCTCGGGAAATACTTCTGCAAAACCATTAGCCTCTTCAATTATTCTTATAATCTCGGATTCATGCCTTTTTACTGTTCCTGAAGGAAGTTTTGCCCCTTCAAGTTCCTTCTCAACAAGTTTTGCTATTTTCTTGGCTTTATTTTCGGCTTTTTCAGGAGATAGTCCTTCCTCAACCTGAAGTAATGCTTTTGTTATTATCTGGGCTAAAATCACATATTCTTCGTAAGTTTCTCCTCTTAACTCTTTTGCACTGTAGATTTTATCTCCAATACCTAAAAGTTTAGCGATATATTTTGCTACAGCAATGTTGTCTCCGGTTATCATTTTTACTTCTACACCGTATTTTTTTGCCTCCTCAATAGCAGGTTTAGAATCTTCCCTCGGTGGATCAAACAGGGGGATAAGACCTACAAAGTGAAATTCCTCTTCTTCAGGCTTTTTGAAAGCAACCCCAAGTGTTCTAAACCCATTTTCTGCGAATTCTTCAACTCTCTGGTAAGCGACATTTTTGTCAAATTCCGAAGGATTACACAGCTCAATAATTACCTGAGGTGCACCTTTTGTGACTATTATTTTTTCTCCACTGCACTCTGCCAGTGCTTCAGTTCTTTTTCTTACAGGATCAAAAGGGATGAACTTTTTCTGGGAGCATTGTTTGACCTTTTCGTATAGATTGTGTTTTTTGAGCCAGTCAAAAATAGGAATTTCTATGGGATCCTTGTTTTCTTCTTTTGAGGCTAATGCTGCGTAAAACATAAGATCTTCTGACTTATACCCATCTACTGTAAACGGGACTGATACGGTCATCTGATTTTTAGTTAATGTTCCTGTCTTGTCTGAACATAAAATGTCCACGCCAGCCAATTCCTCAATTGATGCCAGTCT is a window encoding:
- a CDS encoding APC family permease, which encodes MRKIGFWEVYSIGIGGMIGGGIFAVLGLTILLAKGAAPVAFIFAGLIALLTSYSYAKLSVRYPSEGGTVEYLVRGFGNNIFTGYMNTLLLASYVIMLSLYSYAFGSYASALFLGHEIELAKKFFILAVIGFFTVLNFLGAYVSGKAEDVMVFIKVGILLFFSILGFFTGDFSRLSPDQWENIVKIMTGGLIIFLAYEGFELIANTARDVEDPEKTLPKAFYTAVATVIFIYVLVSAVAVANLTYEDVQKYQDYALAVAAKPFLGQAGFVLIGIAALLSTASAINATLYGSARVSYLVAKFGALPKNLTKNIWKNGTEGLVILALLTVVFATTFNLENISVAGSLGFLIIFAGVNLANVKLAYYTDSNRLISLFAFILCVISIIVLIGYNLKTKPDALGSSLVILVLTFLFEVSYRFFTKIKIQEYIDWRLREGEQIVQNYEKLIPDINSKIKERFKDAEIYLTGKLAEKGKDKAGHINLIVITDRKPENEQQEEESLKRELNLKLHHPLHLKFFRKMEKEKIPKKAKKLI
- a CDS encoding plasma-membrane proton-efflux P-type ATPase — protein: MAVIDEVKDKPVEEVIKEFQTDLKKGLSEEEVKERLKKYGLNEIPEKEEPLWHRIFRRFWGPIPWMIEIAAILSASVQKWEDFTIIMILLFVNAGVDLWQEHKALSALKVLKEKLAKKSIVLRDGKWKEIDARYIVPGDIIKLKIGDIIPADVKLVEGDFILVDQSALTGESLPVTKKAGDVAYANSIVKQGEMIVIVVATGLNTYFGKTVKLVAKAEREERSHFQEMVIKVGNFLIIITLILVGFMILFELNRGANWVELLRFSLVLTVAAIPVALPAVLTVTMAVGALYLAKRQVIVSRLASIEELAGVDILCSDKTGTLTKNQMTVSVPFTVDGYKSEDLMFYAALASKEENKDPIEIPIFDWLKKHNLYEKVKQCSQKKFIPFDPVRKRTEALAECSGEKIIVTKGAPQVIIELCNPSEFDKNVAYQRVEEFAENGFRTLGVAFKKPEEEEFHFVGLIPLFDPPREDSKPAIEEAKKYGVEVKMITGDNIAVAKYIAKLLGIGDKIYSAKELRGETYEEYVILAQIITKALLQVEEGLSPEKAENKAKKIAKLVEKELEGAKLPSGTVKRHESEIIRIIEEANGFAEVFPEDKYFIVDKLQKADHIVGMTGDGVNDAPALRKADCGIAVSNATDAARAAAALVLLAPGLMVIVRAIEIAREIFGRMESYTIYRIAETIRVVFFMALSIMIFQFYPITALMIIILALLNDIPILSIAYDNSKISPKPVRWDMYEINIMAFWLGVAGVISSFTLFFLLVEYWKLPEDLIQSIIFTKLVVAGHGTIYNTRVKDWFWKKPWPSPILYMATFGTRILGTIIAVYGGWGLFTPVGWEWAIFIWGYAIAWFLFNDVVKMAILKMYWEKKFFFAPGHFTWLKKEMGEKIHTK